A window of Komagataella phaffii GS115 chromosome 1, complete sequence contains these coding sequences:
- a CDS encoding Sorting and Assembly Machinery complex, producing MSQQEILQKNYSTPLHLQQVDIVGGEGFNALFFKNLLNPLLSNSDLTVSNFVQSSNEPLPVKAILTLKPSLLKHFTVTPVLFENGIALNGIYSNLNAFGNSESLSFNGLVDLRSESPLKNFNFNFQAPLKDPSYRLVFNSLLSKSTVAWASNHDQTNSSVYLGLHKRFGRSLTSELGFSGVYRNVYNLSDFTSDTIKSDASFSNKNSLLLNVNYDSRSFTPESLYKFPTKGSSLTFNNELIIDQEKEQFSKSDLKFQSLYSFFNNWLTFEVAGGIGSIILNDTSKKPHFQDKFFLGGFNSLRGFKFNSTGLKDGNDFVGGTNYFQLGATAYSKIPFVKASPLRLRLFINAGDVLNDIPTLKNTDFIKNSAQAVGWGLTYSLGSVANAEFNYNIPISTRTQDITKPGIEFALSLSGDFN from the exons ATGAGCCAGCAAGAGATTCTACAGAAGAATTACTCGACTCCCTTACATCTTCAACAGGTGGACATTGTCGGTGGTGAGGGTTTTAATGctctgtttttcaaaaatttaCTGAACCCATTGCTGTCCAATTCTGACTTGACAGTGTCAAACTTTGTACAATCAAGCAATGAA CCTCTGCCAGTGAAAGCAATACTGACTTTGAAGCCATCCCTCCTAAAGCATTTCACCGTCACTCCAGTCCTATTTGAGAACGGAATTGCATTGAATGGTATTTATTCCAATCTAAATGCGTTTGGAAATAGTGAATCTCTGTCGTTTAATGGACTAGTTGATCTCAGAAGTGAATCtccgttgaagaatttcaactttaaCTTCCAAGCTCCTTTGAAGGATCCTTCGTATAGGTTGGTATTCAACTCATTGTTGTCAAAGTCCACGGTCGCTTGGGCTTCTAACCACGATCAGACCAATTCTAGTGTCTATCTTGGGCTTCACAAACGTTTCGGTAGATCCCTGACTTCCGAGTTAGGTTTTTCTGGTGTGTACCGAAATGTTTATAATTTGAGTGATTTTACAAGCGATACAATCAAAAGTGATGCTTCGTTTTCCAACAAGAATTCGTTACTACTGAATGTTAACTAtgattcaagatctttTACCCCAGAATCCTTATACAAGTTCCCAACCAAGGGTTCATCACTGACTTTCAATAATGAGCTGATTattgatcaagaaaaagagcaattctccaaatctgACCTGAAATTCCAATCGTTATActcatttttcaacaactggctgacttttgaagttgcAGGTGGAATTGGTTCAATTATACTCAACGATACCTCGAAGAAGCCACATTTTCAAgacaaattcttcttgggAGGCTTCAATTCCTTGAGAggtttcaaattcaactcAACTGGTCTTAAAGATGGCAATGATTTCGTTGGCGGTACAAACTACTTCCAATTGGGAGCTACTGCTTACTCTAAGATACCCTTTGTCAAGGCCTCACCATTAAGGCTTCGTTTATTCATCAACGCTGGTGATGTTCTTAATGATATTCCAACGCTTAAAAACACTGACTTTATCAAGAATTCCGCCCAGGCTGTCGGTTGGGGATTGACATACTCTCTAGGATCCGTGGCAAATGCTGAATTCAACTATAATATTCCCATCAGCACCAGAACTCAAGATATAACCAAACCCGGGATAGAATTCGCATTA
- a CDS encoding Oxysterol-binding protein produces MAFSKLKLGLPNVSSSDPALGSTNPEDVDEVDGEGQNILMGIISQLRPGCDLSRITLPTFILERKSMLERITNQLQQPNFLLEAHNSRDDDVKRFLLVVKWYMSCWHICPKAVKKPLNPILGEYFTCYWELEDGSKAFYVSEQTSHHPPKSSYFYIIPEHGIRVDGIVAPKSRFLGNSTAALMEGVTKLTFLDILDKNGEPEIYTLTQPNMYGRGILFGKMKFELGDHMIIKCLTTKMEADIEFKTKGFIYGGYNHILGDIKKNGESIYELSGKWTEVMELKNLVTNKKTVFFDCTKDASPLPPLVRPLEEQGEFESRKLWKKVTDALLVRNHTAATEEKFKIEDAQRERAKLREQENVDFHPKLFRPLSVKESTAPGSDKLEFVIYKDHVLNRHRNDPQALLEDILTIAPIVPGQNFTPEFEIPAHEKIKP; encoded by the coding sequence ATGGCCTTCAGTAAACTAAAGTTAGGACTTCCAAATGTGTCATCATCCGATCCTGCACTGGGATCGACCAATCCAGAggatgttgatgaagtaGATGGAGAGGGACAAAATATTTTGATGGGAATCATCTCCCAGTTACGACCAGGATGCGATCTAAGTAGAATTACTCTGCCTACGTttattttggaaagaaagtcAATGTTGGAGAGAATTACCAACCAATTGCAACAACCTAACTTCTTATTGGAGGCCCACAACTCCAGAGATGATGATGTCAAGCGGTTTCTTTTGGTAGTTAAGTGGTACATGAGTTGCTGGCATATCTGTCCCAAGGCTGTTAAGAAACCCTTGAATCCGATACTTGGAGAATACTTTACATGTTATTGGGAACTAGAAGACGGTTCCAAGGCATTTTACGTTTCAGAACAGACGTCCCATCATCCCCCCAAATCATCCTATTTTTATATAATCCCGGAACACGGAATTAGAGTAGATGGGATTGTTGCTCCTAAATCTCGTTTCTTGGGAAACTCCACCGCTGCTTTAATGGAGGGAGTTACAAAACTGACATTTTTAGACATTCTGGATAAAAACGGAGAACCAGAGATCTACACATTAACTCAACCTAACATGTATGGAAGGGGTATACTGTTCGGAAAGATGAAGTTTGAGTTGGGTGACCATATGATCATTAAATGCTTGACCACAAAGATGGAGGCTGACattgagttcaaaactAAAGGTTTCATCTATGGAGGCTACAACCATATACTGGGAGACATTAAGAAGAATGGAGAATCAATCTACGAACTTTCAGGCAAGTGGACCGAAGTGATGGAGTTGAAAAACCTTGtcaccaacaaaaagaCAGTATTTTTCGACTGTACAAAAGATGCCAGCCCTTTGCCACCCTTGGTTAGGCCCTTGGAAGAACAAGGGGAATTTGAATCCAGAAAGTTGTGGAAGAAAGTTACAGATGCTCTGCTAGTAAGAAACCATACTGCAGCTACCGAggaaaagttcaagattgAAGACGCTCAACGAGAGAGGGCAAAGTTAAGAGAGCAGGAGAATGTTGATTTCCATCCTAAATTATTTAGACCATTGTCAGTTAAAGAGTCAACCGCACCTGGTAGTGATAAGCTAGAGTTCGTCATTTATAAAGATCACGTTCTAAACAGACATAGAAATGACCCACAGGCCTTGTTGGAGGACATTTTAACTATCGCTCCTATTGTACCTGGCCAAAATTTCACCCCTGAGTTTGAGATCCCTGCTcatgaaaagatcaagcCCTAG